GAAATGCCTATTTCAAGACAGACCAGCTGGGAATGGCAATAGCCTGCTATCACCGCGCGCTCAAGCTCGATCCGCGCAATGATGACATTCTCGCGAATCTTGAATTCGCCCGTCAGAATATGATCGATAAGGTCGATCCCACTGCCACGAGCCCGATCTGGAATTGGTACAGGTCGATTGTGCTCTACTATACTGCCAACGAATGGACTGTGCTGACATCGATCTTCCTGCTTCTCAGCGCTCTCATTCTGATCTACATGATCTGGACGAGGGAGCGCGGGATGATCGTCAAGGGCATCCTTTCTCTGCTGCTCGTACTGTTTATGATCTCTGGCATCTGCGGCGGCGTAAACATCAACCTCAACTACCTGAAATCGCGCGGGGCGATAGTCGTTCCAGAGGTCTCGATCAAAGCTGGACCGGGCGGGAGTTTCGATGAACAGTTCATCGCACACGAGGGATTGACGTTCGACATCCTCAAGCAGGAAAGTGGTTGGTATTTAGGCGTTTTCGACAATCGCTTAAAGGGTTGGATTAGGGTCGCGGACGCAACCAGGATCTGATCTCTTTCGCATTCATGCATTGATCCAGTCTCCATTTAATTGATTGACTTGAAGTTGGGGCGGGATTATCTTTCAATGCTCTAATGCATCAGGAGGAGGATGGGTCAGATCTTGAAATACAAGCGGGCATGGGGAATTGCTGTCGCAGCAATCCTCCTCTACCTGTCCTTTCATGACCTCGATCGCGAGAAAATATCGGACATCCTGTCCAGAGCCGACTACTGGATGCTGATTCCGGCTGCCATTGCTGCCTTCGCAGTGAACTTGTTCAA
This genomic window from Candidatus Zixiibacteriota bacterium contains:
- a CDS encoding tetratricopeptide repeat protein; this encodes MKTIYLIMIFAILLTAIGTAKASDALEYDFNQANEAYQKGDYEEAIDNYLKLVAAGIDNSTLQYNLGNAYFKTDQLGMAIACYHRALKLDPRNDDILANLEFARQNMIDKVDPTATSPIWNWYRSIVLYYTANEWTVLTSIFLLLSALILIYMIWTRERGMIVKGILSLLLVLFMISGICGGVNINLNYLKSRGAIVVPEVSIKAGPGGSFDEQFIAHEGLTFDILKQESGWYLGVFDNRLKGWIRVADATRI